One genomic window of Candidatus Angelobacter sp. includes the following:
- a CDS encoding sigma-70 family RNA polymerase sigma factor, producing the protein MFSLTPTFVEIEIPTSRDLLDRALAGDIDAFGEVCRVYETRLLRQAIALCADATLAEDLAQDTLVEAWKCLRRYNGRCQFFTWLCAILLNRYRNTVREKRPFPLAWLAGHERDELENNMGNLVDKGMLPDRAACIREEASLVWGCIHTLPAKHQEVVYLRFYVGDSLQGIAAVLGCSLGTVKSRLFHALDKLRRMNILVAQFAELKINAATP; encoded by the coding sequence GTGTTCAGCCTGACTCCAACTTTCGTGGAAATCGAAATCCCAACTTCGCGCGATTTGCTGGACCGCGCCCTTGCAGGGGACATTGACGCATTCGGCGAGGTGTGCCGGGTTTATGAAACGCGTCTGTTGCGGCAGGCAATTGCGCTTTGCGCCGACGCGACCCTTGCGGAGGACCTGGCGCAAGACACCTTGGTCGAGGCTTGGAAATGTCTGCGCCGCTACAACGGGCGCTGTCAATTCTTCACCTGGCTGTGCGCGATTCTTCTCAACCGTTACCGCAACACGGTCCGTGAGAAACGACCGTTTCCACTCGCCTGGCTCGCGGGACATGAGCGGGACGAACTTGAAAACAACATGGGCAATTTGGTGGACAAAGGGATGTTGCCCGATAGAGCGGCCTGTATTCGTGAGGAAGCATCGCTTGTGTGGGGATGTATCCATACGCTGCCGGCCAAGCATCAAGAGGTCGTTTATCTGCGTTTTTACGTGGGCGATTCGCTGCAAGGGATCGCGGCGGTGCTCGGCTGTTCACTGGGAACGGTCAAGTCACGGCTGTTCCACGCACTGGATAAGCTGCGCAGGATGAACATCCTCGTCGCACAATTTGCCGAACTGAAAATCAACGCTGCAACGCCATGA